A window from Betta splendens chromosome 1, fBetSpl5.4, whole genome shotgun sequence encodes these proteins:
- the micall1a gene encoding MICAL-like protein 1 isoform X4, whose product MVSCYRVRLASSTPAPLPCTVPQLQAFEVAETELGIPALLDPEDMVSMKVPDRLSIITYVSQYYNFFNNKSQANPPCMKRLSSVGHNEPAQKRPPTPLDNKALESQPRQPAQAVWCNTLSSTCAACQKHVHLVQRFLVDGKLYHRNCFRCTECHSTLLPGSYKIGSGSGLLVCSNHLSRHALTSQNGRPDLSKKPPPAPHGAVQSARMSTDPHTSPCHSDQSETPTAASPTTDTTTDNSGTVGSLEKAKETDASEEAEETTRSSSPPNPFDESDEDEGEKREETPTASANGDLPSTTPDSHHEGTSRPVPAPRRPSEPTPPPRPAPRVRLPRTADGLVAGEHLKPPTPPKPRERSQSPGSLSTGTPKPKDPPWLALVQSESKKKKAPLPPGLATPPNTGSLSSLKGEGSRPSTPPPPANPFEDDVENNEEVEGEEAGEGGSVPPAVAATHPWYSITRPADATGTSDQPSEAGSSQSASAESVMGRKRPAPLAPQRPAGNQVLPCSQPSSCSPSPALSTESLSSGSDHSSSKPCLSSGASGDQDSAFTKSISEPSICSPCDSGASPSPSSSSSERLPQSSLSPYPSPMPSNASSAPATPQSSRSSEKKWARSPPPRPPTNPSPLVTEASKSNNKRICKENPFNRKASPSPANSKTKPTKGPRPARPPAPGHGFPLIKRKVQSDQYIPVEDIHGEMSQLEKHLDELEHRGVELEKKLRDDPNDEDEERLLVEWFTLIHEKHLLVRREAELVYTAKQQNLEERQADVEYELRCLLNKPEKDWTEEDKNREKELMAELVTIIEQRNQIVNSMDQDRQREEEEDKLMEAMLKKKDFHKDPDSDQQKKKGTKFKPMKALKRLSHKGEAAKGHSPSKDKS is encoded by the exons ATGGTTTCATGCTACAGAGTTCGACTGGCATCCTCAACTCCCGCCCCTCTCCCTTGTACTGTGCCTCAGCTTCAG GCGTTTGAAGTGGCTGAGACAGAACTGGGGATTCCTGCCCTGTTGGACCCAGAAGACATGGTGTCCATGAAAGTGCCTGACAGGCTCAGCATCATCACATACGTCTCCCAGTATTACAACTTCTTCAACAACAAGTCTCAAG CAAACCCGCCTTGCATGAAGAGGCTGAGTTCTGTTGGTCACAATGAGCCGGCTCAGAAAAGGCCTCCAACTCCTCTGGACAACAAAGCACTTGAGTCTCAG CCGAGGCAGCCGGCACAGGCCGTCTGGTGCAACACGCTCAGCAGCACCTGCGCCGCCTGCCAGAAACACGTCCACCTGGTGCAAAGGTTTCTGGTGGATGGCAAACTTTACCACCGCAACTGCTTCAG GTGCACAGAATGTCACAGCACTCTGCTTCCTGGATCCTACAAAATAGGAAGCGGCTCTGGACTGCTGGTCTGTTCAAACCACCTTTCACGTCACGCTTTAACAAGTCAAAATGGCCGACCAGACCTCAGCAAGAAGCCACCGCCGGCACCACATGGTGCCGTTCAGTCTGCCAGGATGAGCACAGATCCTCACACGTCGCCCTGTCATAGTGACCAATCAGAGACTCCTACTGCAGCGAGCCCAACAACTGACACGACAACCGATAACTCTGGCACCGTAGGCTCTTTAGAAAAAGCCAAAGAGACTGATGCCAgcgaggaggctgaggagaccacgcgttcttcttctcctcccaaCCCTTTTGATGAGAGCGACGAGGACGAGGGAGAGAAACGGGAGGAGACTCCAACGGCGTCGGCCAACGGAGACCTTCCGTCCACCACACCTGACAGTCACCATGAAGGGACCAGCCGGCCGGTGCCAGCGCCCCGCAGGCCTTCTGAACCCACGCCTCCTCCCCGCCCTGCCCCCCGGGTCCGGTTGCCTCGTACAGCTGATGGCCTTGTAGCCG GGGAACATCTGAAGCCCCCAACTCCTCCCAAACCTCGGGAAAGATCGCAGTCTCCTGGCAG CCTGTCCACTGGCACCCCTAAACCCAAAGACCCACCTTGGCTGGCCTTGGTTCAGTCAGAgtccaagaagaagaaagcccccctccctcccggaCTTGCGACCCCCCCCAATACAggctctctgtcctctctcaaAGGGGAGGGCTCCAGACCCAGCACGCCTCCTCCGCCGGCCAATCCGTTCGAGGACGACGTTGAAAAtaatgaggaggtggagggggaagAGGCCGGCGAAGGGGGCTCCGTTCCACCCGCCGTGGCTGCTACTCACCCATGGTACAGCATCACCCGGCCCGCTGACGCAACAGGTACAAGCGATCAGCCAAGCGAGGCGGGCTCATCCCAGTCTGCCAGTGCTGAGAGCGTGATGGGAAGGAAGCGTCCAGCGCCCCTGGCTCCGCAGCGACCTGCTGGGAACCAAG TCCTCCCTTGCTCTCAGCCCTCCTCttgctctccttctccagctctgagCACAGAGAGTTTGTCTTCCGGCTCAgaccacagctcctccaaacCCTGCTTAAGCAGCGGTGCCAGCGGCGACCAGGACAGCGCCTTCACCAAAAGCATCTCGGAGCCTTCCATCTGTTCGCCATGTGACTCTGGGGCCtcaccttctccttcctcctcctcctccgagcgTCTGCCTCAGTCTTCCCTAAGCCCCTACCCGTCTCCCATGCCATCAAACGCCAGCTCAGCTCCCGCCACCCCACAAAGCAGTCGCAGCTCAGAGAAGAAATGGGCCAGGTCTCCTCCCCCACGGCCCCCAACAAACCCCAGCCCGCTGGTCACAGAGGCCAGCAAATCTAACAATAAG AGGATCTGCAAGGAGAATCCATTCAACAGGAAAGCTTCCCCATCTCCTGCTAATTCCAAAACCAAGCCAACAAAAGGCCCTCGTCCCGCCAGACCCCCAGCCCCTGGCCACGGCTTTCCGCTTATAAAACGCAAA GTGCAGTCAGACCAGTACATCCCGGTAGAGGACATCCACGGGGAGATGAGTCAGCTGGAGAAACATCTGGATGAGCTGGAGCACAGGGGAGTGGAGCTGGAAAAGAAGCTGAGAGACGATCCTAATG atGAGGACGAGGAACGCTTGTTGGTGGAATGGTTCACTCTGATCCATGAGAAACATCTGTTGGTCCGAAGGGAAGCTGAGCTGGTTTACAC GGCgaagcagcagaacctggaggAGAGGCAGGCTGATGTGGAGTATGAGCTGAGGTGCCTGCTCAACAAACCAG AGAAagactggacagaggaggacaagaacagagaaaaggagCTAATGGCGGAGCTGGTTACCATCATTGAACAGCGCAACCAAATCGTCAACAGCATGGACCAGGACAGACAGAG ggaagaagaggaggataaACTTATGGAAGCCATGCTAAAGAAAAAGG ACTTTCATAAGGACCCAGACAGTGACCAGCAGAAGAAAAAGGGGACAAAGTTCAAACCCATGAAGGCGCTCAAGCGGCTGAGCCATAAAGGAGAAGCAGCCAAAGGCCACAGCCCCAGCAAGGACAAAAGCTGA
- the micall1a gene encoding MICAL-like protein 1 isoform X3: MGSLKALQEWCRIQCGDYDDVDVKDMSASFRDGLAFCAIIHRFRPDLIDFSSLSKENVYENNRLAFEVAETELGIPALLDPEDMVSMKVPDRLSIITYVSQYYNFFNNKSQANPPCMKRLSSVGHNEPAQKRPPTPLDNKALESQPRQPAQAVWCNTLSSTCAACQKHVHLVQRFLVDGKLYHRNCFRCTECHSTLLPGSYKIGSGSGLLVCSNHLSRHALTSQNGRPDLSKKPPPAPHGAVQSARMSTDPHTSPCHSDQSETPTAASPTTDTTTDNSGTVGSLEKAKETDASEEAEETTRSSSPPNPFDESDEDEGEKREETPTASANGDLPSTTPDSHHEGTSRPVPAPRRPSEPTPPPRPAPRVRLPRTADGLVAGEHLKPPTPPKPRERSQSPGSLSTGTPKPKDPPWLALVQSESKKKKAPLPPGLATPPNTGSLSSLKGEGSRPSTPPPPANPFEDDVENNEEVEGEEAGEGGSVPPAVAATHPWYSITRPADATGTSDQPSEAGSSQSASAESVMGRKRPAPLAPQRPAGNQALSTESLSSGSDHSSSKPCLSSGASGDQDSAFTKSISEPSICSPCDSGASPSPSSSSSERLPQSSLSPYPSPMPSNASSAPATPQSSRSSEKKWARSPPPRPPTNPSPLVTEASKSNNKRICKENPFNRKASPSPANSKTKPTKGPRPARPPAPGHGFPLIKRKVQSDQYIPVEDIHGEMSQLEKHLDELEHRGVELEKKLRDDPNDEDEERLLVEWFTLIHEKHLLVRREAELVYTAKQQNLEERQADVEYELRCLLNKPEKDWTEEDKNREKELMAELVTIIEQRNQIVNSMDQDRQREEEEDKLMEAMLKKKDFHKDPDSDQQKKKGTKFKPMKALKRLSHKGEAAKGHSPSKDKS, from the exons ATGGGCTCGCTCAAGGCTCTGCAGGAGTGGTGTCGGATCCAGTGCGGGGACTACGACGACGTGGACGTTAAGGACATGTCCGCGTCCTTCCGGGACGGGTTGGCGTTCTGCGCTATAATCCATCGCTTCAGACCTGATCTCAT AGACTTCAGCTCACTGTCTAAAGAAAATGTCTATGAGAATAACCGACTG GCGTTTGAAGTGGCTGAGACAGAACTGGGGATTCCTGCCCTGTTGGACCCAGAAGACATGGTGTCCATGAAAGTGCCTGACAGGCTCAGCATCATCACATACGTCTCCCAGTATTACAACTTCTTCAACAACAAGTCTCAAG CAAACCCGCCTTGCATGAAGAGGCTGAGTTCTGTTGGTCACAATGAGCCGGCTCAGAAAAGGCCTCCAACTCCTCTGGACAACAAAGCACTTGAGTCTCAG CCGAGGCAGCCGGCACAGGCCGTCTGGTGCAACACGCTCAGCAGCACCTGCGCCGCCTGCCAGAAACACGTCCACCTGGTGCAAAGGTTTCTGGTGGATGGCAAACTTTACCACCGCAACTGCTTCAG GTGCACAGAATGTCACAGCACTCTGCTTCCTGGATCCTACAAAATAGGAAGCGGCTCTGGACTGCTGGTCTGTTCAAACCACCTTTCACGTCACGCTTTAACAAGTCAAAATGGCCGACCAGACCTCAGCAAGAAGCCACCGCCGGCACCACATGGTGCCGTTCAGTCTGCCAGGATGAGCACAGATCCTCACACGTCGCCCTGTCATAGTGACCAATCAGAGACTCCTACTGCAGCGAGCCCAACAACTGACACGACAACCGATAACTCTGGCACCGTAGGCTCTTTAGAAAAAGCCAAAGAGACTGATGCCAgcgaggaggctgaggagaccacgcgttcttcttctcctcccaaCCCTTTTGATGAGAGCGACGAGGACGAGGGAGAGAAACGGGAGGAGACTCCAACGGCGTCGGCCAACGGAGACCTTCCGTCCACCACACCTGACAGTCACCATGAAGGGACCAGCCGGCCGGTGCCAGCGCCCCGCAGGCCTTCTGAACCCACGCCTCCTCCCCGCCCTGCCCCCCGGGTCCGGTTGCCTCGTACAGCTGATGGCCTTGTAGCCG GGGAACATCTGAAGCCCCCAACTCCTCCCAAACCTCGGGAAAGATCGCAGTCTCCTGGCAG CCTGTCCACTGGCACCCCTAAACCCAAAGACCCACCTTGGCTGGCCTTGGTTCAGTCAGAgtccaagaagaagaaagcccccctccctcccggaCTTGCGACCCCCCCCAATACAggctctctgtcctctctcaaAGGGGAGGGCTCCAGACCCAGCACGCCTCCTCCGCCGGCCAATCCGTTCGAGGACGACGTTGAAAAtaatgaggaggtggagggggaagAGGCCGGCGAAGGGGGCTCCGTTCCACCCGCCGTGGCTGCTACTCACCCATGGTACAGCATCACCCGGCCCGCTGACGCAACAGGTACAAGCGATCAGCCAAGCGAGGCGGGCTCATCCCAGTCTGCCAGTGCTGAGAGCGTGATGGGAAGGAAGCGTCCAGCGCCCCTGGCTCCGCAGCGACCTGCTGGGAACCAAG ctctgagCACAGAGAGTTTGTCTTCCGGCTCAgaccacagctcctccaaacCCTGCTTAAGCAGCGGTGCCAGCGGCGACCAGGACAGCGCCTTCACCAAAAGCATCTCGGAGCCTTCCATCTGTTCGCCATGTGACTCTGGGGCCtcaccttctccttcctcctcctcctccgagcgTCTGCCTCAGTCTTCCCTAAGCCCCTACCCGTCTCCCATGCCATCAAACGCCAGCTCAGCTCCCGCCACCCCACAAAGCAGTCGCAGCTCAGAGAAGAAATGGGCCAGGTCTCCTCCCCCACGGCCCCCAACAAACCCCAGCCCGCTGGTCACAGAGGCCAGCAAATCTAACAATAAG AGGATCTGCAAGGAGAATCCATTCAACAGGAAAGCTTCCCCATCTCCTGCTAATTCCAAAACCAAGCCAACAAAAGGCCCTCGTCCCGCCAGACCCCCAGCCCCTGGCCACGGCTTTCCGCTTATAAAACGCAAA GTGCAGTCAGACCAGTACATCCCGGTAGAGGACATCCACGGGGAGATGAGTCAGCTGGAGAAACATCTGGATGAGCTGGAGCACAGGGGAGTGGAGCTGGAAAAGAAGCTGAGAGACGATCCTAATG atGAGGACGAGGAACGCTTGTTGGTGGAATGGTTCACTCTGATCCATGAGAAACATCTGTTGGTCCGAAGGGAAGCTGAGCTGGTTTACAC GGCgaagcagcagaacctggaggAGAGGCAGGCTGATGTGGAGTATGAGCTGAGGTGCCTGCTCAACAAACCAG AGAAagactggacagaggaggacaagaacagagaaaaggagCTAATGGCGGAGCTGGTTACCATCATTGAACAGCGCAACCAAATCGTCAACAGCATGGACCAGGACAGACAGAG ggaagaagaggaggataaACTTATGGAAGCCATGCTAAAGAAAAAGG ACTTTCATAAGGACCCAGACAGTGACCAGCAGAAGAAAAAGGGGACAAAGTTCAAACCCATGAAGGCGCTCAAGCGGCTGAGCCATAAAGGAGAAGCAGCCAAAGGCCACAGCCCCAGCAAGGACAAAAGCTGA
- the micall1a gene encoding MICAL-like protein 1 isoform X2: MGSLKALQEWCRIQCGDYDDVDVKDMSASFRDGLAFCAIIHRFRPDLIDFSSLSKENVYENNRLAFEVAETELGIPALLDPEDMVSMKVPDRLSIITYVSQYYNFFNNKSQANPPCMKRLSSVGHNEPAQKRPPTPLDNKALESQPRQPAQAVWCNTLSSTCAACQKHVHLVQRFLVDGKLYHRNCFRCTECHSTLLPGSYKIGSGSGLLVCSNHLSRHALTSQNGRPDLSKKPPPAPHGAVQSARMSTDPHTSPCHSDQSETPTAASPTTDTTTDNSGTVGSLEKAKETDASEEAEETTRSSSPPNPFDESDEDEGEKREETPTASANGDLPSTTPDSHHEGTSRPVPAPRRPSEPTPPPRPAPRVRLPRTADGEHLKPPTPPKPRERSQSPGSLSTGTPKPKDPPWLALVQSESKKKKAPLPPGLATPPNTGSLSSLKGEGSRPSTPPPPANPFEDDVENNEEVEGEEAGEGGSVPPAVAATHPWYSITRPADATGTSDQPSEAGSSQSASAESVMGRKRPAPLAPQRPAGNQVLPCSQPSSCSPSPALSTESLSSGSDHSSSKPCLSSGASGDQDSAFTKSISEPSICSPCDSGASPSPSSSSSERLPQSSLSPYPSPMPSNASSAPATPQSSRSSEKKWARSPPPRPPTNPSPLVTEASKSNNKRICKENPFNRKASPSPANSKTKPTKGPRPARPPAPGHGFPLIKRKVQSDQYIPVEDIHGEMSQLEKHLDELEHRGVELEKKLRDDPNDEDEERLLVEWFTLIHEKHLLVRREAELVYTAKQQNLEERQADVEYELRCLLNKPEKDWTEEDKNREKELMAELVTIIEQRNQIVNSMDQDRQREEEEDKLMEAMLKKKDFHKDPDSDQQKKKGTKFKPMKALKRLSHKGEAAKGHSPSKDKS, encoded by the exons ATGGGCTCGCTCAAGGCTCTGCAGGAGTGGTGTCGGATCCAGTGCGGGGACTACGACGACGTGGACGTTAAGGACATGTCCGCGTCCTTCCGGGACGGGTTGGCGTTCTGCGCTATAATCCATCGCTTCAGACCTGATCTCAT AGACTTCAGCTCACTGTCTAAAGAAAATGTCTATGAGAATAACCGACTG GCGTTTGAAGTGGCTGAGACAGAACTGGGGATTCCTGCCCTGTTGGACCCAGAAGACATGGTGTCCATGAAAGTGCCTGACAGGCTCAGCATCATCACATACGTCTCCCAGTATTACAACTTCTTCAACAACAAGTCTCAAG CAAACCCGCCTTGCATGAAGAGGCTGAGTTCTGTTGGTCACAATGAGCCGGCTCAGAAAAGGCCTCCAACTCCTCTGGACAACAAAGCACTTGAGTCTCAG CCGAGGCAGCCGGCACAGGCCGTCTGGTGCAACACGCTCAGCAGCACCTGCGCCGCCTGCCAGAAACACGTCCACCTGGTGCAAAGGTTTCTGGTGGATGGCAAACTTTACCACCGCAACTGCTTCAG GTGCACAGAATGTCACAGCACTCTGCTTCCTGGATCCTACAAAATAGGAAGCGGCTCTGGACTGCTGGTCTGTTCAAACCACCTTTCACGTCACGCTTTAACAAGTCAAAATGGCCGACCAGACCTCAGCAAGAAGCCACCGCCGGCACCACATGGTGCCGTTCAGTCTGCCAGGATGAGCACAGATCCTCACACGTCGCCCTGTCATAGTGACCAATCAGAGACTCCTACTGCAGCGAGCCCAACAACTGACACGACAACCGATAACTCTGGCACCGTAGGCTCTTTAGAAAAAGCCAAAGAGACTGATGCCAgcgaggaggctgaggagaccacgcgttcttcttctcctcccaaCCCTTTTGATGAGAGCGACGAGGACGAGGGAGAGAAACGGGAGGAGACTCCAACGGCGTCGGCCAACGGAGACCTTCCGTCCACCACACCTGACAGTCACCATGAAGGGACCAGCCGGCCGGTGCCAGCGCCCCGCAGGCCTTCTGAACCCACGCCTCCTCCCCGCCCTGCCCCCCGGGTCCGGTTGCCTCGTACAGCTGATG GGGAACATCTGAAGCCCCCAACTCCTCCCAAACCTCGGGAAAGATCGCAGTCTCCTGGCAG CCTGTCCACTGGCACCCCTAAACCCAAAGACCCACCTTGGCTGGCCTTGGTTCAGTCAGAgtccaagaagaagaaagcccccctccctcccggaCTTGCGACCCCCCCCAATACAggctctctgtcctctctcaaAGGGGAGGGCTCCAGACCCAGCACGCCTCCTCCGCCGGCCAATCCGTTCGAGGACGACGTTGAAAAtaatgaggaggtggagggggaagAGGCCGGCGAAGGGGGCTCCGTTCCACCCGCCGTGGCTGCTACTCACCCATGGTACAGCATCACCCGGCCCGCTGACGCAACAGGTACAAGCGATCAGCCAAGCGAGGCGGGCTCATCCCAGTCTGCCAGTGCTGAGAGCGTGATGGGAAGGAAGCGTCCAGCGCCCCTGGCTCCGCAGCGACCTGCTGGGAACCAAG TCCTCCCTTGCTCTCAGCCCTCCTCttgctctccttctccagctctgagCACAGAGAGTTTGTCTTCCGGCTCAgaccacagctcctccaaacCCTGCTTAAGCAGCGGTGCCAGCGGCGACCAGGACAGCGCCTTCACCAAAAGCATCTCGGAGCCTTCCATCTGTTCGCCATGTGACTCTGGGGCCtcaccttctccttcctcctcctcctccgagcgTCTGCCTCAGTCTTCCCTAAGCCCCTACCCGTCTCCCATGCCATCAAACGCCAGCTCAGCTCCCGCCACCCCACAAAGCAGTCGCAGCTCAGAGAAGAAATGGGCCAGGTCTCCTCCCCCACGGCCCCCAACAAACCCCAGCCCGCTGGTCACAGAGGCCAGCAAATCTAACAATAAG AGGATCTGCAAGGAGAATCCATTCAACAGGAAAGCTTCCCCATCTCCTGCTAATTCCAAAACCAAGCCAACAAAAGGCCCTCGTCCCGCCAGACCCCCAGCCCCTGGCCACGGCTTTCCGCTTATAAAACGCAAA GTGCAGTCAGACCAGTACATCCCGGTAGAGGACATCCACGGGGAGATGAGTCAGCTGGAGAAACATCTGGATGAGCTGGAGCACAGGGGAGTGGAGCTGGAAAAGAAGCTGAGAGACGATCCTAATG atGAGGACGAGGAACGCTTGTTGGTGGAATGGTTCACTCTGATCCATGAGAAACATCTGTTGGTCCGAAGGGAAGCTGAGCTGGTTTACAC GGCgaagcagcagaacctggaggAGAGGCAGGCTGATGTGGAGTATGAGCTGAGGTGCCTGCTCAACAAACCAG AGAAagactggacagaggaggacaagaacagagaaaaggagCTAATGGCGGAGCTGGTTACCATCATTGAACAGCGCAACCAAATCGTCAACAGCATGGACCAGGACAGACAGAG ggaagaagaggaggataaACTTATGGAAGCCATGCTAAAGAAAAAGG ACTTTCATAAGGACCCAGACAGTGACCAGCAGAAGAAAAAGGGGACAAAGTTCAAACCCATGAAGGCGCTCAAGCGGCTGAGCCATAAAGGAGAAGCAGCCAAAGGCCACAGCCCCAGCAAGGACAAAAGCTGA
- the micall1a gene encoding MICAL-like protein 1 isoform X1: protein MGSLKALQEWCRIQCGDYDDVDVKDMSASFRDGLAFCAIIHRFRPDLIDFSSLSKENVYENNRLAFEVAETELGIPALLDPEDMVSMKVPDRLSIITYVSQYYNFFNNKSQANPPCMKRLSSVGHNEPAQKRPPTPLDNKALESQPRQPAQAVWCNTLSSTCAACQKHVHLVQRFLVDGKLYHRNCFRCTECHSTLLPGSYKIGSGSGLLVCSNHLSRHALTSQNGRPDLSKKPPPAPHGAVQSARMSTDPHTSPCHSDQSETPTAASPTTDTTTDNSGTVGSLEKAKETDASEEAEETTRSSSPPNPFDESDEDEGEKREETPTASANGDLPSTTPDSHHEGTSRPVPAPRRPSEPTPPPRPAPRVRLPRTADGLVAGEHLKPPTPPKPRERSQSPGSLSTGTPKPKDPPWLALVQSESKKKKAPLPPGLATPPNTGSLSSLKGEGSRPSTPPPPANPFEDDVENNEEVEGEEAGEGGSVPPAVAATHPWYSITRPADATGTSDQPSEAGSSQSASAESVMGRKRPAPLAPQRPAGNQVLPCSQPSSCSPSPALSTESLSSGSDHSSSKPCLSSGASGDQDSAFTKSISEPSICSPCDSGASPSPSSSSSERLPQSSLSPYPSPMPSNASSAPATPQSSRSSEKKWARSPPPRPPTNPSPLVTEASKSNNKRICKENPFNRKASPSPANSKTKPTKGPRPARPPAPGHGFPLIKRKVQSDQYIPVEDIHGEMSQLEKHLDELEHRGVELEKKLRDDPNDEDEERLLVEWFTLIHEKHLLVRREAELVYTAKQQNLEERQADVEYELRCLLNKPEKDWTEEDKNREKELMAELVTIIEQRNQIVNSMDQDRQREEEEDKLMEAMLKKKDFHKDPDSDQQKKKGTKFKPMKALKRLSHKGEAAKGHSPSKDKS, encoded by the exons ATGGGCTCGCTCAAGGCTCTGCAGGAGTGGTGTCGGATCCAGTGCGGGGACTACGACGACGTGGACGTTAAGGACATGTCCGCGTCCTTCCGGGACGGGTTGGCGTTCTGCGCTATAATCCATCGCTTCAGACCTGATCTCAT AGACTTCAGCTCACTGTCTAAAGAAAATGTCTATGAGAATAACCGACTG GCGTTTGAAGTGGCTGAGACAGAACTGGGGATTCCTGCCCTGTTGGACCCAGAAGACATGGTGTCCATGAAAGTGCCTGACAGGCTCAGCATCATCACATACGTCTCCCAGTATTACAACTTCTTCAACAACAAGTCTCAAG CAAACCCGCCTTGCATGAAGAGGCTGAGTTCTGTTGGTCACAATGAGCCGGCTCAGAAAAGGCCTCCAACTCCTCTGGACAACAAAGCACTTGAGTCTCAG CCGAGGCAGCCGGCACAGGCCGTCTGGTGCAACACGCTCAGCAGCACCTGCGCCGCCTGCCAGAAACACGTCCACCTGGTGCAAAGGTTTCTGGTGGATGGCAAACTTTACCACCGCAACTGCTTCAG GTGCACAGAATGTCACAGCACTCTGCTTCCTGGATCCTACAAAATAGGAAGCGGCTCTGGACTGCTGGTCTGTTCAAACCACCTTTCACGTCACGCTTTAACAAGTCAAAATGGCCGACCAGACCTCAGCAAGAAGCCACCGCCGGCACCACATGGTGCCGTTCAGTCTGCCAGGATGAGCACAGATCCTCACACGTCGCCCTGTCATAGTGACCAATCAGAGACTCCTACTGCAGCGAGCCCAACAACTGACACGACAACCGATAACTCTGGCACCGTAGGCTCTTTAGAAAAAGCCAAAGAGACTGATGCCAgcgaggaggctgaggagaccacgcgttcttcttctcctcccaaCCCTTTTGATGAGAGCGACGAGGACGAGGGAGAGAAACGGGAGGAGACTCCAACGGCGTCGGCCAACGGAGACCTTCCGTCCACCACACCTGACAGTCACCATGAAGGGACCAGCCGGCCGGTGCCAGCGCCCCGCAGGCCTTCTGAACCCACGCCTCCTCCCCGCCCTGCCCCCCGGGTCCGGTTGCCTCGTACAGCTGATGGCCTTGTAGCCG GGGAACATCTGAAGCCCCCAACTCCTCCCAAACCTCGGGAAAGATCGCAGTCTCCTGGCAG CCTGTCCACTGGCACCCCTAAACCCAAAGACCCACCTTGGCTGGCCTTGGTTCAGTCAGAgtccaagaagaagaaagcccccctccctcccggaCTTGCGACCCCCCCCAATACAggctctctgtcctctctcaaAGGGGAGGGCTCCAGACCCAGCACGCCTCCTCCGCCGGCCAATCCGTTCGAGGACGACGTTGAAAAtaatgaggaggtggagggggaagAGGCCGGCGAAGGGGGCTCCGTTCCACCCGCCGTGGCTGCTACTCACCCATGGTACAGCATCACCCGGCCCGCTGACGCAACAGGTACAAGCGATCAGCCAAGCGAGGCGGGCTCATCCCAGTCTGCCAGTGCTGAGAGCGTGATGGGAAGGAAGCGTCCAGCGCCCCTGGCTCCGCAGCGACCTGCTGGGAACCAAG TCCTCCCTTGCTCTCAGCCCTCCTCttgctctccttctccagctctgagCACAGAGAGTTTGTCTTCCGGCTCAgaccacagctcctccaaacCCTGCTTAAGCAGCGGTGCCAGCGGCGACCAGGACAGCGCCTTCACCAAAAGCATCTCGGAGCCTTCCATCTGTTCGCCATGTGACTCTGGGGCCtcaccttctccttcctcctcctcctccgagcgTCTGCCTCAGTCTTCCCTAAGCCCCTACCCGTCTCCCATGCCATCAAACGCCAGCTCAGCTCCCGCCACCCCACAAAGCAGTCGCAGCTCAGAGAAGAAATGGGCCAGGTCTCCTCCCCCACGGCCCCCAACAAACCCCAGCCCGCTGGTCACAGAGGCCAGCAAATCTAACAATAAG AGGATCTGCAAGGAGAATCCATTCAACAGGAAAGCTTCCCCATCTCCTGCTAATTCCAAAACCAAGCCAACAAAAGGCCCTCGTCCCGCCAGACCCCCAGCCCCTGGCCACGGCTTTCCGCTTATAAAACGCAAA GTGCAGTCAGACCAGTACATCCCGGTAGAGGACATCCACGGGGAGATGAGTCAGCTGGAGAAACATCTGGATGAGCTGGAGCACAGGGGAGTGGAGCTGGAAAAGAAGCTGAGAGACGATCCTAATG atGAGGACGAGGAACGCTTGTTGGTGGAATGGTTCACTCTGATCCATGAGAAACATCTGTTGGTCCGAAGGGAAGCTGAGCTGGTTTACAC GGCgaagcagcagaacctggaggAGAGGCAGGCTGATGTGGAGTATGAGCTGAGGTGCCTGCTCAACAAACCAG AGAAagactggacagaggaggacaagaacagagaaaaggagCTAATGGCGGAGCTGGTTACCATCATTGAACAGCGCAACCAAATCGTCAACAGCATGGACCAGGACAGACAGAG ggaagaagaggaggataaACTTATGGAAGCCATGCTAAAGAAAAAGG ACTTTCATAAGGACCCAGACAGTGACCAGCAGAAGAAAAAGGGGACAAAGTTCAAACCCATGAAGGCGCTCAAGCGGCTGAGCCATAAAGGAGAAGCAGCCAAAGGCCACAGCCCCAGCAAGGACAAAAGCTGA